The Nothobranchius furzeri strain GRZ-AD chromosome 8, NfurGRZ-RIMD1, whole genome shotgun sequence sequence CATTTCGCGTTTACCGAGCACTTACGGCCAGAGACATTTCTTCTACTCCCTCAGCAGAAAACAGCCAAAAATGAGACACAATAGAAAAACTGCCGTTCACGTTCGAGCACACACTAATGTTTTCTTTGTTGTTAGTATTTTCTGTCATCTTGTTTGACATTTCCTCTTTGTCCCACCGGGATTCATCAACTCTAAAATTGAAGTGTTGCTCCTCTTCACTTCCAACTCGCTGGTGCATAATTAGCATTTCTCTGGAAAATGCTGAAGCTATCATGTACAGTTTACAGACAAATACAGTAGAAACCCAACACGTGTCAACAATCAGTTCAAAAGCTGCTTACAAAGTGCTTTGTGTCGTACACAAAAATTTACCTTTAGATAAAAGCATGCTgaccaggacacacacacacccagagtaAGGCTTTGGGGTTTCATAAACACTTTGAGCATGTCATGCAGACACCAGTTGATGCTGTGCAGCTGGCCCTCACAGTGACAACATCGCTCTAATAtcctcatatttaaaaaataataactaaCATGCACATAATGGTGCGTCTACTTGTGATGCCGAGGCACTACGGCTAAAGCCTGGTTGCATACATAGATGATCTTATTACGTGTGCTGACGTGTTACATTTAAAAGGTGTAttgttgttttgctttgttttgtGTTCCTATTCGGTCCTAATTCTGTCATTTCTAAAGGTAAAAGGATAGTGACTGAAAGATTATTCAGATGATTCTAGAATGGTTGCCATGTAAGAATTAAATGAGCTATCGCCATCAGGTTTGGAGGAATGGTGCATCTTTTTGAAAAAAGTTTCTCAATATTTCTTCTGCTTGTCCAACCCAGGTTGGCTGTTGCATGCCAGTTTCCTCAGGACATTAAAAAAGCTCATAAATCCAATAATAAATGTAATTTACAGATAAAGGGTCCTAATTTTAggggtgtttttgttttgatgtttgttgtttttctttgtgcACCAGcacttcttttctctttttattgAAACTCTTTAGAAAAGTAGAAAAATACAATTTAGTGACAAATCTTGACTACAGTGGGGCAGATGTGTAATATAGCACGCCTGCACAATCACATTCTAATTAGTTAAGATGCTCCTTCGTCTGACAGTGTTCCATTTCTGACAAAACTGACCTTGTTGTGTGTACTCAAGTATATACGTCCGTTCTCTTGTTATCTTTAGACATTATTACTTCCATCCGTCTCCTTGGTAGTTTTCATGGTAAACTTAATGTAAAAGTAAGATGATCACTATTTCTGCCACACAAGGTTTCATTTGAGGAAATTTCCAAAAAGTCCATATTCCCTCTAAGGATCACTGTAACTGTGAGTCCACACCAACATCACTACGTTTTGTCATTCACGAACTCTGACATCATGTCAAATCTTATCCAGTAACAAGAGAAACTTTAAAAGTTCAAATCCACaagaacaaaaacacattttacatTTCTGCAGATGTACTTCAAGATCACCAAAATGACTGAGTGCTGCAAATAAAATGTGTTCCACTACTTTACTTGTATTGAATTACTTTGTTGATatttcttccattttctgatcatTCCAGAggaaaatatttaagtttatagcGATTCATTTGCAATGAaacttttaaaagtgtttttcaACACAGGGGTGACAGTTTTTGTACTGATTTAAAATTAACACAACTagatttagtggaaccagttgaccaaACGTGGTTTCATAAATTCAACATTTCCTTTTTAGAGTGTATTTTGTGATGTGTCACCAGCATTATCCCACTCTtgtctttatttatttgttagaCCTAATTAGATTTCTGACCTTACAGAGATACAAAGAAAATTATGTAAGTATAAATAGCTGACTTAATTTATgctttaaagcagaaatccagagcTTTTGCTCTTTAtgattcattatgctgcctcactccacttaggattgactgattagtgtttgttgttagcctcaagggcaacctgcttgaacttgagactgttatccacaccctcatctcctcacgcttagactactgtaactctcttatcacgtgtctgagcagaacctccctgaaccgtctacaggtggttcagaatgcctgtgctcggcttctgaccaagtcctccaaacacacccacatcaccccgcttctcctccagcttcactggctgccagtcaacttcagggttcatttcaagatcctggttctggtctatagggccttacatggacaagcaccatcttacattggtgatcttctcagtccctacacccccagcaggtccctgaggtccagtgatcaaagcctactggttgtgcaccaggctaaagaccaaaggtgacagatcatttgctgctgtggcccctagactctggaactctctccccctgagcctgagatcagtggactcagtggtctcctttaaaaagcagctgaaaactcacttgttcaggctggcttttgtatgaccttcttcaccactctctctttattctgctctccccacctatttcaccttcctcaggatccactggtttccctctttcctattcgctctctctctttctttacattttttaatcacaattgtctattttttgctcattgtaaatatatttttaaccaatttctaaataatttttcatatttttgcattttttgtttttgtgaagcgcctcatgatttttatcttgagaggcactatagaaatgatattttcttcttctttcttcttcttcattatcacttgtaagtctctTTGGACAAAAAGTGTCTGCTTaatgcataaacataaacataaacatactcaGAGGGCACCATCTCGAGGCACAAAAAATATGTTTCACCTTAAACCCCTCTGTCTAATTCTGTGATTACGGCTGAAAGACGCCGCCTACCTCTAGCTGGTCAACAGAGGTAAAAccctttgttttacaattatcacTTAATGCTTTTTATTCATATATATTTTAGAGGTGGGACTCgattaaaaaaatctaattaatcagaggttttgtaattaattaaacgtgattaatcacattttaatcgtttaAGACAATTTGTCCTCGAGCAatgtttaataataaaaataatgttagtGAGGTTCAGGTGGCATACCCACACTTTAATGAATATATTTCTGtagccacaaggtctatttgagtatTTTAGTAACCATAAATGTAACTATTGTGGGCTTTCTTGAGATGCATAAATATTAGTATATGTGTTATTGACGtgaagtgtaaatggacatgAAACATTGaaaatgttgtgtactgaactgaacactaggtggcagcagagcactacTAACatatatagaggtgtagtgtagagttccgGGGAAGTCCTGCTGACGTTACAAGATTAATGTTGTGTGTatgcttgtccctcctgctgtaataaagtccaaatggataaagttactgcctgcctgcctgcctgctttctaccaGCTAGAAAATATAACAGtaaaaaagtagatttttttcttgctttctttcttttcttcatgaAAAGCAATTTGTCTTGATTCTTTTAATTGGCGTTTGAATTGTGTTTGGAGCAGGTATAAAAGGTTTATATGGCCTTGTAGCCCAGGCTCTGTGGTTTCTCGAGGTGCAGCTTGATGATATTTATTAATACACAGGGCATACATTTTGATGCTGAACTTTTTCAGCCACTGGTGGCGGACACTTGAGCCTGAGTGGGAATTTTTAACACGTTATTTGTTTCTAATGAATTAATCGAAATTAACGCATTGAATTTCCACTCTTAATGTTGATATTTGTAAAGAAGCACCTAACAATGAGAAATGTTGCCAACTTTGAATCAACTATGAAGTAAGTCCTTCAAAGCTCGGCTTGCTCTTTGATTGAAATCATAAGGTGTCTAGCGCCATTGGCTAATGACATATGTCCTACATTATACCACACTACAGGGTAAGAGTATCACATTTACGGATTCCTAAAAAataatacataatttctgaaataaGGAAAACTCAGGATTTCTGCTTTAAGCTAAAAATTGCAACCAAACATTAGTTTTGCAGCATCTAAGCTGTATGATCTTTTGATACCTGCAAGATTAATCATGATCATGTCAGCAGTAGACTTCTGTCTCACTTACTTAATCATATTGTAATTCGATTTTTGATGTGCATGTAAATGTGGACACTCTTTCTGTTCCTTGCTCTCCTCTGTAGATCAAAGGATCATTTGCACATCAGGATGTCGAGCCACTTCAAAGCTCGCACTCATTCACAAAAGCATCTCTGCGTCCGGCAGATGGTGGAGCTGATGCAGAATCCTGTGCTGCTGCGGATTTCTGCCACATTAcaataataaaaaacacacaatgCCAAGGTGAGCACGCTAGACACAGGCTGATGCACAGGTGCCGTCCAACCTTTCAGCTCAAGAAGCGTGGTCAAGAGGAAAAGCTTTTTATGTGTTGCGGCAGGGCTCAGCTCAGTTTGATGATGGTAAACATTGACCACCATAAATTAGGTCAGGAGGGTCTGTTATTTTGTTGCTCACAAATCCAAGATTAAAGCTGTAATCACAAGTTTGGGTTTTTGGAATGAACAACGATGGAGGATAAACCAGCGTAAACATTAGGTTTTATTCCGAATCCATGGGGTTCGCCTCCTTTCAGCTCCCTGGTTTTAGAGTCCTGAAAGCAGTTTGGTCAGTGGCACCTCCCTCTCCCCCAGCAGCATGTCCCTTTTGAGGCTGGTACCTTTGTTCACCACTTTGAACTTGACGGAAAGATTCTTCACTTGAATCGAGCTTATGGAGTCAAAGAAGAAGTCCTCGTTGAAAACCGGGTTTCGGCTATTCTTGATGATGTTGCTCCTCTGCTTCTGCAGCTTGCCGGGATTCAGGTAGACGGACACACAGCAGTTGATGCTCTTGATGTCGCAGCTCTTGTCGTAAAGACTCTCCGCTGCCAGAACACGGATGAGCAGGCGGGACGTGCTGGAGTCGTAGTTGGCGCTGATCCTCACCGTCCCACCTTTGTGCAGGTTGACGGTGTGCTCTCTTTGGAGGCCAGGATCAGATGATCCCGCACCGCCTTGCAGAGAGGGAACGTGAAGCCGTCTCTGTATGTTAGGGCTCGGCTCAGCTGAGCTGCACTCGTCGGTGGACAGGGAACTATGGCGAGCAAACGTCCGCTTAGCCTTGACGACTTTGGCCTGGGTCTCGTGGGTGAAGATCTTGAGCAGGGATGCAGAGCGGGAAAGAAGTGGAGAGCTGAAGGGAGAGGACTCAGCGGAGGAGCAGGTGTCACTTTCTCCACCGCTGAAGTAGCGATAAGGGTTCATGTGGGAGGTGTTGTAGTCAGCTGGGTTCAGATGGTTTCCGGTGTCGCTGCTTTTTCCTGGGGTCTTCCTCTGAGTGTTTGGAGAAGTGATGGGACTGGTGAGCTCGCAGTGGAACAGCGACTCCTTACGCCGAGTGTGGGGGCTCTCCTTTAGGGTTGCAAAGCCATATGAAGTCTGAGTCTTGGGAACATAAGGGAGGGACATTGCTGTTTGCGACTGTGGGTCTGCGTTGGTGTCTCCAGCCACGACATCATCAGCACTCTCTATCTGAATGATGTGGCGGTTCGCTGCTTTCAGCAAGTTCTTAGTGTCTCCTGCCAGCTTAGCCACCAGGCGAGGACTTCTGGGGCTGCTGATCTTCCTGCCGCTGCCCAGAGTTTGCTCAGAAGTGGATGGCTGTAAACAGTCTTTGGTTTTTGTGTTTGAGATCTCTGGCTCCACGGGGCAGCTGACCAGCTTCGGTGGGATAAAGAAATCAGGAATTTTGTCTGGGGTCAGCACATTGCTGTAGGCTGGGGTGACAACTTTCTTGTCTCCACCATCTCCTTGTCTCAGCAAACTGGTGTCCACCGAGCCACGGATCTTATCCAGAACCCACATGGTCCCTCGGGACAGTGGGATTCAGGATCAGGCTGATTCAGGAGCGTCTGCAATTAACAACATGGATTGGTAGAGGATCAGAGGAGAGTCACTCCAGAGGGATGAAAGTGTTACTTGATTGTGGCGGTGCTGAAATGCAGCCTGCGTGTAACTTTAAGAGGAAGCAGGTTTTACGGTTAAGATAAACTGAATCTAAATTTCAAAAAATGTTTTCTGTAATTGAAGAAAAAtttgtattatttattattacagCATAACAAAGAATATGTAGTTAGAATTTAACTTAATCTAAATGTAGTCTGGAAAAGAACTATTATTGTTTGAAGGCTTCCGACGTGAAGTTCATAACATAGCTTCAGCCTCTATGCCCTCATAATGCAAGAAAACAACAGTTACTATAAACCTCATAGAGCTTTCCATTTCAGTCTGAGTGACTAGTATTGCCGTTTTATCGATATGATGTAATTTCTTGAAATTAACCAATCAAAATTCGACTAATACGAATTACAATAATTTAGAAATTAATTAATCATTTCTTTAATTTGTTCAGGAAAACATTTTGAAGCAGAAAAGTTATAAAACTCAACAGGTGCGAGACGCATTTCTCCTTTTGTGCGTCCTGATCTGCTTCCAGAAGCTCCAAAACAGAAACCCGCTCTAATGTCTATTTTCTTTCATGCTCTATGAACAAAAAGTCATAAATAATCTACTTACAGAGTTAACGGGAAGCCGCTTCTCTGCTTTTAGCGCTCCTTTGCGTCTGCTCCTTCAGTAACAGGTGTCAGATGCGGCTGTGCGCTCCGCGGCGCGGCTGCTCTGCACCTCCAGACGGTCTCCGATCCCGAGCTCCTGTCGTGCGTTTTAACCACGGCACGGAGCTGCATCTGACCAATAAGATCAACTTCTGCCACTCCGCGTTTCCCAGCGGAACCAGTTAAAACTCGCCTGTTGCGTCTGAAAGTTGCAGATGTGGAACTAATCTTGTTTTACGCACGAAGATATGGCCACGCTCCGTGGTTTATAAAGAATTAAATTGTCTTTAAATTATTATTAGTTTACACTTAAAGTTTTCTTAAATGCAGCGTAATCTCCTAAAGGAGCAAAAACCTACGAGcttcatgtttgtttgtttatttgtgccAGTAAACCTTTTCAAACCATTAAAGAATTAAACAAACGTTTACTCAGATCTGTCTTTGTTGGCCTTTCCCTCTTTGTATTCCTgctcttttgtgtttttttccttcttttctctcttttgtgtttttctttgggTTTAAATCAGCTGATTGGTTTCCCTGGAAACTTCGCTATGGCAACAAATACATTTGTCTAAAATTGGACGGCCCCGTGTCTTCATTGATCCGCTGGACAAaaaaaagtactttatttgtccaGATTGCCTGGTTTTGAACTTATAAGTGCCTTGAAAGCTGTGGCTCAGCAGAGGCTGTGTCTGAACTGCATTTAACAAGGttcttaaaaatagacagacttcAGCTTCTGATGCATCCATGAGAATGAACTAAAATATCCTGTGACTGGGCTTGAAATATGTGCAATGCTGTTGATAAAAATGGGTGTTGGGTATTTATTAGCTGCTATATTTAACCCTAATTTAAATGTCATCCTTTTTTCAGCCTAATAATAAACATCTGTGGAGCTTTTCATGCTGCCACTTGTGAATGAATGAACTCAGACCTTCATAACCCCACCCAATCAGAcgcacatggggggggggggtaacaacAGGTGCCTCTTGAGCTGATCTGGACATGATGTTACAGGCTTTTAAGAGTTATTTTCAGTTATTTGAGCAATAAACTACTCTCTGAGATAACCTGTGGGTCGCTGAGGCACATTTACATCTTTACCTGACTTCTTCACCAAGTTCTGAGAACCCAGTGAATACTTGAGTAGGCAAgttaattatcattattattttatttctgaTACGTTTGGTTTTACATAAAAGATGTTACGCAATAAAAGTATCCTTTTATAAAGACATAAGCTGTCATGTGAgaacagaaaaacacaaaaaggaatacaTTGAAACATGTATTAAAGGGGATATTTCATGACTTTTAATAGGTCTATTGTCGATACAAAACTTGTTCTTGAAGTTATTTGCATTAAATAATTCTCACATGAAGCAAATTCAGCAGTTTtgctcttgacagtttcagtaccttccagaatgagttgtttcagaactctgtcactttcagaaaacaagctggagctggccacgcccacccatctctcactcaggctgctataagctgtgaAGCTCTGGtacccgggaggggctcagagttgaGCCACTGCTCTATTTTGGATGAGAGAGCTGGTTTTATTCTACTCTCCTCTGTTGTGATTTGTGTTTTTCAAGTTTTCCTTATTTTAAAGATAAAAAAGGTTGATTGTAATGTTTAAAACAATTACTAAGATCAAAAATGTGTCTTTTGCATGACTCTCTCTTGACTCAGTGCAGAACTGTAGGCTCACACTGTCAACAGCTTCCTTTTAGAAAATAATGAGATCGATGGCTGAGCTTTGGAGACTCGTCAGAGGAAAAGGTTAATGTGTCTGTTCTGCTCTCATTACAGGAGCCGGCCTCTCTACAACTCTGTCAGCCTGAAAACGAAGAGGAACACGTCAGCTCCTACGGACCCCGGTGGACAGGAAAAGTGCATTCCTTCTGCACCGAACACAGATCTGACAGTGTGTTCTTGTTCTCACAAGCAGAGAGATTAAAGTCACAGAAGGCAAGAAGGTGTTGGAACACAATAATCACTTGAAGGTTAAGAGTCAGAATGTGTCGAACATTATCCCTGCCAATGATCGACTGGCTTCCTGGACGGACAGGAAGGAGAAGAAAGAAGGATGTGCTCGGAAACAAAAGCACAGCAGGAGGTCTGGTATACTTCCAGGTTTTATTGGATGCATTGTGcgcatgagcgtgtgtgtgtgtgtgtgtgtgtgtctgtctgtctgtccgtgtgtgtgtgtgtacttataCGTTTAATGACCCAATACACCTGAAAATGAGTAAAAAGAGAACCCTGTCATTTCAGAGGAAGCATTTCTGCCACATTCTCTCTTTTTGTTGTCATCCATCTTTCCTTCCTGCCTGCCGACCTGCTTCCCACCTTCACAGCTTCTGTTGCCTTGGAGACGTCTCATAGACTGACATATGGATTACCCCCACCCCAATAGCATACATTTCTTCATCTCTCCAGTCTTTTGCACCCACTCCATCTTGCTCAGTCTCCATCTCTCTGTGGCTCGCAGAAAGCTCCGACTCCAGTCACTTCAGGCCTGCAGATTTGTGCCAATCTGCCAGTTGGAGGACAGGGTACATAGTAGCACATGTGACTCATGGTCACAGCGTTAAAGCTGCACACAAGTCCTGGAGGTTTTAAACATCCTGCAGATGGGGGTGTACATGCAGCAGCTGGGGGAGTGTTTTTCATTCAGACAAAAAAACAgcgacacacacaaaaaaaaaacagcaaagtaTGAACGAAACCACAGAGGGAGGAAGCAATTCACAAAATGCCATCACCATTTGAGTGTCTTGCATTCTCTGCTTGGCTGGACTGGCATTTGGAACGGACACACGCAGGGCAAAAGGTCAGACCTGTTGTTACAGGAAGCAACATTGATGGACTCTGTTGCAAATATGGTCTCTTTTTGTTAGGAGGGGACTGGAGACATGACTTAGGAGAGAGTTGGTAAAAGGACAAGGGAGGAAAAAACAATAACTAAACAAAGGACACTGCTGCATGTATTTATAGCTTTCCCAAAGCCACAAAATAGGATGTATTGATCTTTAAAAACGATCTCCTGGCATTTCACACTCGAGTCATTTTCTTTTCCCGGTGGTTGGTTAACCATACCAGTTAGTTTAAACTGAAAGGGGAAAATATAAAATTTTGGCCCAAATAACATttatatataattttatttaaGCAGCAATTTGTATCACTTATATTTTTCTCTAATTCTTCGTTTTTCTGGGAAGGATGAGATTTTAAAAAGCAAACACCTTGAGGCTTTTGATCGAAGCCACAAAAAGGGTGAGCTAATAACATTAAACCACTTAATAATGATTTTTTAATTATAATGCATGTGTAGTTTAATAATTTtgttaaatgaaaacaaataaagtCGTTTAGTTTAAGCATCCCTTGTCTCATTTTATGATTTCTGAGATGATCAAGACTTGCAGACATAAGCTGTTGCTGCCCCCTAGAGGTGTAAAGCACAAACTAAACTCCAGGAACcatctatttattttttattaaatctCACCAGACCTCTGATTATGAACACACCCCAAAAACTGTAAAACTACCAAACTATAAAAGTCAATTATATATAACATAAAAAGCCAACAACCCCTTTCAGAAGTATCTGAACGGGCAGTGAACAGCATATTTTATTTGATACAAAAAATAACTGTTTTAatctattaaccctctcaggctcaaaataagttttgataaaaggacaaacaactaaatccttcaggggtacttctgagtttaaaaatgctcatgaaatacgtatgtggagtaaccaggtaggtaggttttaactgttgcaaatctgcaacgcctgcctccagagggttaaaggtaaAGAAACACAGCTGGTTTGTGTAGTCTGTCACAGAAAAATAGACATTTTTCCTTTAGTATTTTGCATCTAAAAGTAGAAACGTGGCATaatcttttcaaactcacaattGATGTCAAATTAGAAGATGCACCTGTTACAGAGTTAATAATATTGTACCCACAAATGTAAGATTTATTTTACTTAACACACCTTTCTGCCCTTGGAAAAGAAAATAGGGCAAGCTTTAGTTAGGTGGTTTGCAGGAGCAGATTTAGCAGTGAAGTGTTCTGGGGCGTCGCCCAAATGAATGATGAATCTTTTTAGCATGTACAAAAAAATTGGTGGACAACTTTTGTGTTAAAAAACCATAGCACAATATCGTGTAAACACATATATCAGTGTTTGTGAAAACCTTTGAGCCACAAATTGGTAGACATAAGAGTTTCTCACGCGGGACATGATTGAACCATGTAGGACAATGTCTTTGTGGGCTTTAGATTTGTATCTATTTAGCAGTGGGTGTTACTTTACATATTATACATATTTTATTGTGACAACTGTCTGTAGAAATAATTGGAAAAAAGAATTTGATTTTCTACAAAA is a genomic window containing:
- the LOC107393184 gene encoding C2 calcium-dependent domain-containing protein 4C, producing the protein MWVLDKIRGSVDTSLLRQGDGGDKKVVTPAYSNVLTPDKIPDFFIPPKLVSCPVEPEISNTKTKDCLQPSTSEQTLGSGRKISSPRSPRLVAKLAGDTKNLLKAANRHIIQIESADDVVAGDTNADPQSQTAMSLPYVPKTQTSYGFATLKESPHTRRKESLFHCELTSPITSPNTQRKTPGKSSDTGNHLNPADYNTSHMNPYRYFSGGESDTCSSAESSPFSSPLLSRSASLLKIFTHETQAKVVKAKRTFARHSSLSTDECSSAEPSPNIQRRLHVPSLQGGAGSSDPGLQREHTVNLHKGGTVRISANYDSSTSRLLIRVLAAESLYDKSCDIKSINCCVSVYLNPGKLQKQRSNIIKNSRNPVFNEDFFFDSISSIQVKNLSVKFKVVNKGTSLKRDMLLGEREVPLTKLLSGL